The following proteins are co-located in the Paenibacillus sp. FSL H8-0079 genome:
- the trmB gene encoding tRNA (guanosine(46)-N7)-methyltransferase TrmB: MRLRGRKGIRENLEQQVDLVVLDPKQHKGKWSELFGNDHPIFVEFGMGKGQFISQMSYKYPEFNFIGIDMYDELVRRASEKARNAWSQADVETPPNLKLALANIEQIEEVFEPEELERIYLNFSDPWPKAKHARRRLTHPRFLKKYTELLNPKGQIHFKTDSETLFDFSLNAISDFGLQMTNISLNLHRDGLNEEHVMTEYEQKFMGKGMNIHRVEVIVGEEALREYQQIRLDKYKVREASDESGEDQEQE, translated from the coding sequence ATGCGTTTACGTGGCAGAAAAGGGATAAGAGAAAATCTGGAGCAACAAGTCGATCTTGTTGTACTGGACCCCAAGCAACATAAAGGAAAATGGTCTGAACTATTTGGCAACGACCATCCGATCTTCGTGGAATTTGGTATGGGTAAAGGTCAATTTATCAGCCAAATGAGTTATAAATATCCGGAATTCAATTTTATCGGTATTGATATGTATGATGAACTGGTACGTCGTGCCAGTGAGAAAGCTCGTAATGCGTGGAGTCAGGCTGATGTGGAGACACCTCCGAACCTGAAGCTTGCGCTGGCGAATATTGAACAGATCGAGGAAGTTTTTGAACCGGAAGAACTGGAACGCATTTATTTGAACTTCAGTGATCCTTGGCCAAAAGCAAAGCATGCACGCCGTCGCTTGACGCACCCGCGCTTCCTGAAGAAATATACGGAACTGCTTAATCCAAAAGGACAGATTCATTTCAAAACCGATTCGGAGACGCTGTTTGATTTCTCGCTCAACGCGATTTCCGACTTTGGCCTGCAAATGACCAATATTTCTTTGAATCTGCATCGTGATGGCTTGAATGAAGAACATGTGATGACGGAGTACGAACAGAAATTCATGGGCAAAGGCATGAACATTCACCGCGTTGAAGTGATCGTTGGTGAAGAGGCCTTGCGTGAGTATCAGCAGATACGTCTGGACAAGTATAAAGTCCGTGAAGCTTCGGATGAGTCTGGCGAAGATCAGGAACAGGAATAA
- a CDS encoding glycosyltransferase, translating into MEKKRVLLLSEGFGTGHTQAAYALSSNLRKLSPDVQTKVLELGSFLNPKMAPLIITAYKKTVTNQPKLVGYVYRHQYKKSLNRLTTLALHKLFYTHTRSVVHQLRPNAIVCTHPIPSAVISRLKRLGVQVPLCTVITDYDAHGTWINREVDLYLVSSDEVKSKLMLRGVPIDKIRVTGIPVHPNFWEHPGRDEIRSRFNLKNMPTVLVMGGGWGMLSDKLVHPLLTRWHEDIQIIFCLGRNDKARISMEQNPMYRKENIHIIGYTNEIDKLMEVSDLLITKPGGMTCSEGLAKGIPMLFHNPIPGQEEENVHYFTARGLGEPISSLDVVVKWMNKLLHHYPDVVRKRKRHLAEIAKVHPMESAQSIIDLLEDVRPSSAEEARL; encoded by the coding sequence GTGGAGAAAAAAAGAGTATTACTATTATCTGAAGGCTTTGGTACGGGTCATACTCAAGCCGCCTATGCACTGTCCAGCAATTTGCGAAAGCTGTCGCCAGACGTGCAGACGAAAGTGCTTGAACTGGGAAGTTTTTTAAATCCCAAGATGGCACCTCTAATTATAACGGCATACAAAAAAACGGTTACCAACCAACCCAAACTCGTGGGATATGTATACAGACATCAATATAAAAAATCATTGAACCGGCTGACAACACTGGCGCTGCATAAACTGTTCTACACACACACACGCAGCGTCGTGCATCAGTTACGTCCCAATGCGATCGTCTGTACCCATCCGATCCCAAGTGCTGTCATATCCAGACTGAAACGTCTGGGTGTACAGGTTCCCCTATGCACAGTCATCACCGACTATGATGCACATGGGACATGGATTAACCGTGAAGTAGACCTTTATCTGGTTTCTTCAGATGAGGTTAAGTCCAAACTAATGCTGCGTGGCGTACCAATAGACAAAATTCGAGTCACAGGCATTCCTGTGCATCCGAACTTCTGGGAGCATCCCGGACGAGATGAGATCCGAAGCAGATTTAACCTCAAGAACATGCCTACTGTACTGGTCATGGGAGGCGGTTGGGGGATGCTAAGTGACAAGTTGGTCCATCCGTTGCTCACTCGCTGGCACGAAGATATTCAGATCATCTTTTGTCTGGGGCGCAACGATAAAGCACGGATCAGCATGGAACAGAACCCCATGTATCGCAAAGAAAACATTCATATTATCGGGTACACGAACGAAATCGACAAATTGATGGAAGTATCCGACCTGTTGATCACCAAACCCGGGGGAATGACTTGCAGCGAAGGCTTGGCCAAAGGAATTCCAATGTTGTTTCACAACCCTATACCCGGTCAGGAAGAAGAAAACGTCCATTATTTTACCGCAAGAGGATTGGGAGAACCCATATCTTCGCTCGACGTAGTGGTCAAATGGATGAACAAACTGCTGCATCATTACCCGGATGTCGTACGTAAACGCAAACGCCATCTGGCGGAAATCGCAAAGGTTCATCCGATGGAGAGCGCTCAAAGTATTATCGATCTCCTGGAGGACGTTCGTCCTTCATCCGCAGAAGAGGCTCGTTTATGA
- a CDS encoding phosphatase PAP2 family protein, whose protein sequence is MSRLFLKFQDYDRNVFMWINGRLHNRFMNFWLYYFTHLGGATSSIAISLLIWLLAPAPWSTTGLQACIALAVSHIPVAIAKKLYPRIRPYLALPDTITFRNPLTDHSFPSGHTTAIFSVTVPFMTTDPILLLILLPVALIVGFSRIYLGLHYPSDVLAGATIGTLVALATVAFWS, encoded by the coding sequence ATGAGCCGTTTATTCTTAAAGTTTCAAGATTATGATCGAAATGTTTTTATGTGGATCAACGGCCGACTTCATAATCGTTTTATGAATTTTTGGCTGTATTATTTCACCCATCTGGGTGGAGCAACTTCTTCTATTGCAATATCCTTGTTAATCTGGCTGCTCGCTCCAGCTCCATGGAGCACAACAGGACTACAGGCTTGTATCGCTCTTGCGGTCAGCCACATTCCCGTAGCCATCGCGAAAAAATTGTATCCCCGCATTCGGCCTTATCTGGCCTTGCCGGATACCATCACGTTCCGTAACCCCCTGACGGACCACTCGTTTCCCTCAGGACACACGACTGCCATTTTTTCGGTCACGGTTCCATTTATGACTACTGATCCGATCTTATTGCTAATATTGTTGCCTGTGGCCCTTATTGTCGGATTCTCTCGAATTTATCTGGGATTACACTATCCATCCGATGTTTTGGCAGGTGCCACAATAGGTACTTTAGTCGCACTTGCAACAGTTGCATTCTGGTCTTAA
- a CDS encoding AraC family transcriptional regulator — protein MRKRSEDSKKVFTRILIGIIISTVATLLVASAILYVNYNRIALRQVYRTDMNSLTQTSREVAKMTETAKSLSYQIYQDYTISSLLLYSKPNIYEITSAMEQLDNYRMSLPFIESIYVYNSKSNEFFISSNVRNGQQSISEIDDQGITSILQRFHDYKPFVPIPRTYQVGSTEATEVNSYTYLCYDTINDNAKLNYAVIVNIKDDWLSPNMNAVDQPGKTFIVNENGDLLSDFGDRALMKNLSSEAFMEPIMQDMQQSAYFTEEVDGEKSLITYTAPDDLGWRYVRITPYDLITSDIRSMRTHTILFCVGLLIAGLLLSYLVSRKLYHPIDKVLVRLRVMEAERRGSLHLLRQDFLRGALQGRETVTGGMLEERMKFYGSSIDVQHASRLVLLRIDHFTEFNETYRDETQLVKYAMMNICTETADLHYNAEAVDMGGDLITLIFNEKEELPELGQPAPNRIEELLRMMQAAVMTHLKCSISCTIGTEEDSLEDSIASYTRSAEASLHRLFMGPGCLIYTADIMAYHTKEYAFPAGKERQLVDYLMTGKTREAKQVYADIVGETAAYPFTVFQLALSHLTMTLNHVRNTLKKNNQLTLDSISDGLMLPVKDAEDISEVHEHFYRMFDELGSKVEEKRTLKHEELIRKINGIIERDYADPNLCLTSIADELGMSPIYVSRLYKQLTLKGLTDVINETRIAKAQHLLVETENSVADIAERTGFTNSSYFYRMFKKFNGVTPNDYRRKEFHSENF, from the coding sequence ATGCGTAAACGTTCAGAGGACAGTAAGAAGGTCTTCACACGGATTCTGATCGGCATTATTATCAGTACCGTTGCGACCTTGCTTGTGGCTTCTGCCATTTTGTACGTCAATTATAATCGTATTGCTCTTCGCCAGGTATATCGGACAGATATGAACAGTCTTACTCAAACCAGCCGTGAAGTGGCCAAAATGACCGAGACTGCGAAATCCTTGTCATATCAGATTTATCAAGACTACACCATTTCTTCATTACTGCTCTATTCCAAACCGAATATCTATGAGATCACATCGGCGATGGAGCAGCTCGACAACTACCGTATGTCCCTTCCTTTTATCGAATCCATCTATGTATATAACTCCAAAAGCAATGAATTCTTTATCAGTTCCAACGTACGCAATGGGCAGCAGTCCATCTCAGAGATCGACGATCAGGGGATTACAAGTATCCTCCAACGCTTCCATGACTATAAACCTTTTGTGCCCATACCGCGTACATATCAGGTCGGCTCTACCGAAGCAACAGAGGTTAACAGCTACACCTATCTCTGTTATGACACGATCAATGACAATGCCAAACTAAACTATGCTGTCATCGTTAATATCAAGGATGATTGGCTCAGTCCGAATATGAATGCTGTGGATCAACCAGGCAAGACCTTTATCGTGAATGAGAATGGAGACCTTCTATCTGACTTTGGCGACCGTGCATTGATGAAAAATCTCTCCAGCGAAGCTTTTATGGAGCCAATCATGCAGGACATGCAGCAGTCCGCGTACTTTACGGAGGAGGTCGACGGAGAAAAATCGCTCATTACGTACACCGCTCCCGATGACCTGGGCTGGCGTTATGTGAGAATAACACCGTATGATCTGATTACCTCAGATATACGGAGTATGCGAACACATACCATTCTGTTTTGTGTCGGACTTCTCATCGCAGGCTTGCTACTCTCTTACCTTGTGTCCCGAAAACTATATCATCCCATTGATAAGGTGCTTGTTCGTTTGCGTGTGATGGAAGCGGAGCGACGTGGCAGTCTTCATTTGTTACGGCAGGATTTTCTGCGAGGAGCTCTGCAGGGTCGTGAAACAGTAACCGGAGGTATGCTGGAAGAACGAATGAAGTTCTATGGTTCCTCCATTGACGTTCAACATGCGTCTAGACTAGTCTTGCTGCGGATTGACCATTTTACCGAATTCAATGAAACGTATCGTGACGAGACCCAGCTTGTAAAATACGCCATGATGAACATCTGCACCGAGACAGCCGATCTCCACTACAATGCGGAAGCTGTGGACATGGGCGGTGATCTGATCACACTCATCTTCAATGAAAAAGAGGAACTTCCTGAACTTGGCCAACCTGCTCCTAACCGGATCGAAGAATTGTTACGTATGATGCAGGCTGCTGTAATGACCCATTTAAAATGCTCTATCTCCTGCACCATCGGCACGGAAGAAGATTCATTGGAAGACAGTATTGCATCCTACACCAGATCAGCCGAAGCCTCACTGCATCGTTTGTTCATGGGACCAGGCTGTCTAATCTATACCGCTGACATCATGGCTTATCACACCAAAGAATACGCATTCCCGGCAGGTAAGGAAAGACAACTTGTCGATTATCTAATGACAGGCAAGACGAGAGAAGCCAAACAAGTCTATGCAGACATCGTCGGCGAGACAGCCGCATACCCTTTTACCGTCTTCCAGCTAGCCTTATCCCATCTGACAATGACACTGAATCATGTACGGAACACCCTCAAGAAGAACAATCAGCTTACGCTTGATTCAATCTCGGATGGTCTAATGCTTCCTGTCAAAGACGCTGAAGACATCAGTGAAGTACATGAACACTTCTATCGGATGTTCGATGAGCTTGGTTCCAAAGTCGAGGAGAAACGCACACTGAAGCACGAAGAGTTGATTCGTAAAATCAATGGTATTATTGAGCGGGACTATGCCGATCCCAATCTCTGTCTAACCTCGATTGCAGATGAACTGGGCATGTCGCCCATCTATGTGAGCAGGCTCTACAAACAACTCACCCTGAAAGGGCTCACGGATGTGATTAACGAAACCCGGATAGCTAAAGCTCAACATTTGCTTGTAGAGACAGAGAACTCCGTTGCCGATATTGCCGAGAGAACCGGATTCACCAACAGTTCCTACTTCTACCGCATGTTCAAAAAGTTCAACGGTGTTACGCCAAACGATTATCGCCGCAAAGAGTTCCATTCAGAGAACTTTTGA
- a CDS encoding TIGR01212 family radical SAM protein (This family includes YhcC from E. coli K-12, an uncharacterized radical SAM protein.): protein MNAPALQSPLLWGDKRFHTWNYEMRDQFNNKVFKVMLDAGFTCPNRDGSIAKGGCTFCSARGSGDFAGSRREDLVTQFNTIRDKQHLKWPTAHYIGYFQAYTNTYAPVEELREYFEEILEQPGVVGLSIATRPDCLPDDVVDYLAELNERTYLWVEMGLQTIHDSTSTLINRAHDTKCYEEAVEKLRKRNIRVCTHIIYGLPQETHEMMLDTGRAVANMDVQGIKIHLLHLMRKTPMVKQYEAGLLRFLEQDEYIKLIVDTLEMLPPEMIVHRLTGDAPRDLLIGPMWSLNKWEVLNSIDRELRERDTWQGKYWRRA, encoded by the coding sequence ATGAATGCACCTGCATTACAGTCCCCTCTCCTGTGGGGAGATAAACGATTCCATACCTGGAATTATGAGATGCGAGATCAATTTAACAATAAGGTTTTCAAAGTGATGCTGGATGCCGGATTCACCTGTCCCAACCGTGACGGTTCCATTGCCAAAGGTGGTTGCACCTTCTGCAGTGCGCGTGGATCAGGCGATTTTGCTGGCAGCAGACGTGAAGATCTGGTCACCCAGTTCAATACGATAAGAGATAAACAACATCTCAAGTGGCCTACCGCCCATTATATTGGCTACTTTCAAGCCTATACGAACACGTATGCTCCGGTTGAGGAGCTGCGCGAATATTTTGAAGAAATTCTTGAGCAGCCCGGTGTTGTTGGTTTGTCCATCGCCACTCGCCCGGATTGTTTGCCAGATGATGTTGTTGATTATTTGGCTGAACTCAATGAGCGCACCTACCTGTGGGTTGAGATGGGGCTTCAAACCATCCATGATTCCACATCGACATTGATCAATCGGGCGCACGACACGAAGTGTTACGAAGAAGCGGTTGAGAAACTGCGCAAACGGAATATACGTGTGTGCACACATATCATATATGGTCTGCCTCAAGAGACGCATGAAATGATGCTGGATACTGGACGTGCCGTCGCCAACATGGATGTGCAGGGCATCAAGATTCACCTGCTGCATCTGATGCGCAAAACGCCGATGGTGAAGCAATATGAAGCCGGACTTCTACGTTTTCTGGAACAAGACGAGTATATCAAGCTGATCGTGGATACGTTGGAGATGCTACCACCGGAAATGATCGTACACCGTCTTACAGGCGACGCACCGCGTGATTTGCTGATTGGACCGATGTGGTCC
- a CDS encoding extracellular solute-binding protein, which translates to MRNKTIRHLSLVLALMLFAGVLAACNNGSGGSTQGSEQGGASESKGEKVTLQFYMLGDAPKDLPVIESEINKLAEADLNVNVKFNYTSWTDWDQKYKLLLSSGQPIDLIFTADWTFYQSYAKKGAFLPLDEMLPTAAPALKAHVPEDMWNAVKINDKIYTVPSTWIEYVTEGIAYREDLREKYNLPKPESLETLEAYLEGIKANEPNMIPIADSNANHTHGIRQLTSKLVNTAGQLPYGLDIMYDSPSTVSSYWGSAQHLEDLKTYKRWMDKGFFPKNVLNVKDTSNSLLQNGKAAVVLSGENPNKFNADVIKVQSTHPDWKLAYFPYPNAKGFAQPVHPIHNGFAIPRSSKNPEKALAFYEKLVTDKRYNWLTEYGVEGKNFEVDNGYYKMVGDAQTNGFPREGMNGWAWRNPEFMLYDKTFDDVLTMFEDLDKIKKPDIFTGFAEDWTPYQAEKAALEQVEKQYLYPLNVGLVADVEAGLNTFMEKAKQAGLEKIQAEYTKQWQEYLKSAGIQ; encoded by the coding sequence ATGCGTAACAAAACAATTCGGCACCTGTCTCTGGTACTTGCCCTGATGTTATTCGCCGGGGTGCTTGCCGCATGTAATAACGGTTCGGGGGGATCGACGCAAGGAAGTGAGCAGGGAGGAGCGTCCGAGAGCAAAGGCGAGAAAGTAACGCTTCAATTTTACATGCTTGGGGATGCTCCCAAAGATCTGCCTGTCATTGAATCCGAGATCAACAAGCTGGCTGAGGCTGATCTGAACGTCAATGTGAAATTCAACTACACCTCCTGGACCGACTGGGATCAAAAATATAAACTGCTGCTGTCTTCCGGACAGCCGATCGATCTGATCTTTACAGCGGATTGGACATTCTACCAGTCCTATGCGAAGAAGGGCGCGTTCCTGCCGCTGGATGAAATGCTGCCAACAGCAGCGCCAGCACTGAAGGCTCATGTACCTGAAGATATGTGGAATGCAGTCAAAATCAATGACAAAATCTATACGGTTCCATCGACATGGATTGAGTATGTAACAGAGGGAATTGCGTATCGTGAGGACTTGCGCGAGAAGTACAATCTTCCGAAGCCGGAATCGTTGGAGACGCTCGAAGCGTATCTGGAGGGCATCAAAGCTAACGAACCCAATATGATTCCGATTGCGGATAGCAATGCCAACCATACTCATGGTATCCGTCAATTGACATCAAAGCTGGTTAATACAGCAGGTCAACTCCCATATGGACTGGATATTATGTATGACTCACCATCAACCGTGAGTTCCTACTGGGGATCGGCGCAGCATCTGGAAGACCTGAAAACATACAAGCGCTGGATGGACAAAGGCTTCTTCCCGAAAAACGTACTGAATGTAAAGGATACTTCCAACTCGTTGCTGCAAAATGGAAAAGCGGCAGTTGTTCTCTCCGGGGAGAACCCGAACAAATTTAATGCAGATGTAATCAAGGTGCAGTCTACGCATCCAGATTGGAAACTCGCTTATTTCCCGTATCCGAATGCGAAAGGGTTTGCACAACCGGTTCACCCGATCCATAACGGATTTGCGATTCCGCGTAGCAGTAAAAACCCGGAAAAAGCATTGGCGTTTTATGAGAAGCTCGTGACAGACAAACGCTACAACTGGTTGACTGAATACGGCGTTGAGGGTAAAAACTTCGAGGTAGATAATGGTTACTACAAAATGGTCGGTGATGCACAAACGAACGGCTTCCCACGTGAAGGCATGAATGGCTGGGCATGGCGTAATCCGGAATTCATGCTCTATGATAAAACCTTTGATGATGTACTGACCATGTTTGAAGATCTCGACAAAATCAAAAAGCCGGATATTTTCACAGGATTTGCTGAAGACTGGACTCCGTACCAAGCCGAGAAGGCTGCATTAGAGCAAGTGGAAAAACAATATTTGTATCCGCTTAATGTGGGATTGGTGGCAGACGTGGAGGCTGGATTGAACACATTCATGGAGAAGGCTAAACAAGCAGGATTGGAAAAAATTCAGGCAGAGTACACCAAGCAGTGGCAGGAGTACTTGAAGTCAGCGGGCATCCAATAG
- a CDS encoding carbohydrate ABC transporter permease has translation MNTPMNTHTRTNTRLRDSEFTFMFQLIAYSVIIILSIMCLLPFLLILSGSFSSNESIVRDGYHLFPTDFSLEGYKMVFTFPTKVLKAYGVTVFTTVVGTTLGLFLITMAGFVLQRKDFKYRNTFSFFIYFTTLFGGGLVPWYIMLANYFNLMDTYTVLIFPGLMTPFLIILMKNFIRSAVPDELIESAKIDGANDFRIYFSIVLKLAMPGIATVGLFLALGYWNDWFTSSLFINNPDMYQLQFYLYNTMNTITFIDQMAIGTGITLSQDVPTESTKMAMAIVVTGPILFLYPFVQRYFVKGLTIGAVKG, from the coding sequence ATGAACACGCCAATGAATACTCACACGCGAACGAATACTCGTCTCAGAGATTCGGAATTCACCTTCATGTTTCAACTGATTGCCTACAGCGTCATCATCATTTTATCGATCATGTGTCTGCTACCGTTTCTACTAATATTATCGGGTTCATTCAGCAGCAACGAGTCCATTGTGAGGGATGGGTATCACCTCTTTCCGACGGACTTTTCCCTGGAAGGCTACAAAATGGTTTTTACATTCCCTACAAAGGTACTCAAGGCTTATGGGGTAACGGTCTTTACAACGGTGGTGGGGACTACGCTTGGGCTTTTCCTCATCACGATGGCCGGATTTGTACTCCAGCGTAAAGACTTCAAGTATCGGAATACCTTCTCGTTTTTTATCTACTTTACAACGTTGTTTGGTGGGGGGCTCGTGCCTTGGTACATTATGCTGGCGAACTATTTCAACCTTATGGATACGTACACGGTACTGATTTTCCCGGGGTTGATGACACCATTTCTCATTATCCTGATGAAAAACTTTATTCGTTCGGCTGTGCCGGATGAGTTGATTGAGTCCGCTAAAATTGATGGAGCGAATGACTTCCGCATCTATTTCAGCATTGTGTTGAAACTGGCGATGCCTGGTATCGCAACCGTAGGTCTGTTTCTGGCACTGGGTTACTGGAATGACTGGTTTACTTCATCCCTTTTCATTAACAACCCGGATATGTACCAGCTGCAATTTTATCTCTATAACACGATGAACACGATTACTTTTATTGACCAGATGGCGATTGGCACAGGGATCACGCTCAGTCAGGATGTGCCTACGGAATCAACCAAGATGGCGATGGCTATCGTTGTTACGGGACCGATTCTGTTCCTTTATCCGTTTGTACAACGTTATTTTGTTAAAGGACTTACGATTGGTGCAGTGAAAGGTTAG
- a CDS encoding ABC transporter permease subunit — protein sequence MLKELNKNKIMFLMLLPTLIFFLINSYFPMVGIYYAFTRYDFEGGLFGSPFVGLENFKFLWQSGMLLKLTTNTVGYNLAFIILGNGLAIFCAIMLSEIRGRLFKKITQSVMFLPYFISFVLLSVIAYNMFNYESGFVNTVLKRFEAGPVDIYNTPWIWVFLIIIFYLWKNLGYSMVIYLAAITGISDEYYEAARIDGANIFQRIWYITVPMLKPTFVILLLFSLGSIMKGQFDLFYQLIGNNGVLYNATDIIDTYVYRSLKVTFDIGMATAAGLYQSLFGFILIMTVNYIIRKVNEDYALF from the coding sequence ATGCTCAAAGAATTGAACAAGAACAAAATCATGTTTCTGATGCTGTTGCCCACGCTGATCTTTTTTCTGATTAACTCGTATTTTCCGATGGTCGGCATCTATTATGCATTTACCCGGTATGATTTTGAAGGAGGATTATTCGGCAGTCCATTTGTTGGTCTGGAGAACTTTAAGTTCCTATGGCAATCCGGAATGCTGCTGAAGCTCACAACCAACACCGTGGGTTACAATCTCGCCTTCATTATATTAGGAAACGGTCTGGCGATCTTCTGCGCGATCATGCTTAGCGAAATCCGGGGCAGGTTATTCAAAAAAATCACGCAATCCGTCATGTTCTTGCCGTATTTCATCTCGTTTGTACTATTAAGTGTAATCGCTTACAACATGTTTAACTATGAATCAGGTTTCGTGAACACGGTGCTCAAACGTTTCGAGGCGGGCCCGGTCGACATTTATAACACACCCTGGATCTGGGTGTTCCTGATCATCATCTTTTATCTGTGGAAAAATCTTGGATACAGTATGGTCATCTATCTAGCTGCGATAACGGGGATCAGTGACGAGTATTATGAGGCTGCCCGAATCGATGGGGCCAATATTTTTCAGCGAATCTGGTACATCACGGTACCGATGCTAAAGCCAACCTTTGTCATCCTGCTGTTGTTCTCGCTCGGCAGCATTATGAAGGGTCAGTTCGACCTTTTCTATCAACTGATCGGTAATAACGGGGTGCTGTACAACGCGACGGATATCATTGATACGTATGTGTATCGTTCACTGAAAGTAACGTTTGATATCGGGATGGCAACAGCTGCCGGTTTGTATCAGTCGTTATTCGGATTTATTTTAATCATGACCGTCAACTATATTATTCGCAAAGTAAATGAGGACTACGCCTTGTTCTAG